In Desulfolucanica intricata, the genomic window GGGGTAGAAGAAAAAGAGAAATTTATTATAAAACTAGGTGCTGAAAATGTTGTTGCAGTTGGAAATGGTAACAATGACAATCTTATGCTATTACGAGCGGGTTTGGGTATAGTTGTTTTAGGACCGGAAGGGGCTTCGGTAAAGGCTATTCAAAATGCAGATGTAATGGTTAAGGATATTGGTGAAGCTCTGGATTTATTACTTAATCCAAAACGTTTAATAGCAACTCTTCGTGAATAAAATTGATTTCTTTCCGGTTTGTCTGCGTTGGGCAGGTATTTATGTATAATAATTTAGTATTAAGTTAAAATACCTGAACGAAGAGAGCCTTACCAGATAAGGCCCTCTTCGTTAAAATTATAATTCTTTACCGAGATCCGGGCCGGGTTGACAATTATAAATATTGGTTATTTTTACAAGAATTGCAGATTTGGGGTTCAGCTGCGGCATAACTTCTTTAACCCAGCTAACTGCATCATCAAAAGGTTTTCCAGACTTTATTATTGTAGCTTGTCCTTTAATTTGGAAAGCTTTATCCGTGTTCCAGACTGAGATTGAAAGTTGAGGATTTTCCTCTAAGTTTTTGAACGTTTTGTTCATAAAATTATCAACCACTAGAACAGTGTCGTCATCGTAAACTTTGACGAAAGAAATAGGGACAACATTAGGCATACCCTCCTTAGAAGCGGTAGCTACGGGGAATACCTTAGTTTGAGAAATCATTTCTTTTAAAGTATCGTTGAGTTTAGACAAAATGAATCATCCTTTCTATTAAAATTAGGCCTAAGATCATTGTAAAATATTATGAACTTAGGTTCATAAATAGTATTTGATAAGCTCTTATTAAATTCCTTCTTTTTAAATGAATAAAAAATAAAAATCTTAAATAAAGCAGGAAAAAGCCTAAGTAATGATTTAATCTGATTAAAAAAAGGGGAGAAGTTAATGGAAAAAGTTCTAATTATGCCATGTCTTGATATAAAGGATGGCCGGGTAGTCAAAGGTGTCCATTTTGTTAACTTAAAAGATGCCGGTGATCCTGTAGAATGCGCTATAATTTATTGTGAAAACGGAGCCGATGAGCTGGCTTTTTTAGACATCACCGCAACAATAGAAAAAAGAAAAACTACATTAGATGTTGTTAGCAGAGTTGCTAAAGCAGTTACTGTTCCTTTTACTGTCGGTGGAGGTATTTCTTCTATTTCAGATGCTGAGGCAGTTTTAGCTGCCGGTGCGGATCGTGTCTCAATTAGTAGTGCTGCATTTCGTAATCCGGATTTAATTGATGAGGCAGCTAAAAAATTCAATCCCGATAAGGTTGTTATAGCTATTGACGTAGATAGAAGTTCCAAATTACCATCCGGTTATGAAGTATATATTGACGGGGGTAACACTGCTACAGGTAAGGATGCAATAGAATGGGCAAGAGAAGCTGAGGCCAGAGGGGCTGGTATTATTCTGCCTACCAGTAAAGCATGTGATGGGGCAAAAACGGGCTATGATATACCTTTAATCCGTGGAATAAAAAAGGCTGTCAGTGTGCCTGTTATTGCTTCCGGAGGAGCCGGTAAAATGGAACACTTCCTTGAAGCTGCTTCTGAAGGAAAGGCTGACATATTGTTAG contains:
- a CDS encoding HAD family hydrolase, producing MLSIDVPGKGMLNLKYIVLDYNGTIAFDGYLIPGVKERLNQLSKFLSIYILTADTFGKAGNECKVINGELSILTQPIGVEEKEKFIIKLGAENVVAVGNGNNDNLMLLRAGLGIVVLGPEGASVKAIQNADVMVKDIGEALDLLLNPKRLIATLRE
- a CDS encoding pyridoxamine 5'-phosphate oxidase family protein, with protein sequence MSKLNDTLKEMISQTKVFPVATASKEGMPNVVPISFVKVYDDDTVLVVDNFMNKTFKNLEENPQLSISVWNTDKAFQIKGQATIIKSGKPFDDAVSWVKEVMPQLNPKSAILVKITNIYNCQPGPDLGKEL
- the hisF gene encoding imidazole glycerol phosphate synthase subunit HisF, whose product is MEKVLIMPCLDIKDGRVVKGVHFVNLKDAGDPVECAIIYCENGADELAFLDITATIEKRKTTLDVVSRVAKAVTVPFTVGGGISSISDAEAVLAAGADRVSISSAAFRNPDLIDEAAKKFNPDKVVIAIDVDRSSKLPSGYEVYIDGGNTATGKDAIEWAREAEARGAGIILPTSKACDGAKTGYDIPLIRGIKKAVSVPVIASGGAGKMEHFLEAASEGKADILLAASVFHFGEINIFELKKYLKDNSIDVNN